The region CTTGCTGTTTGTCGACGAAAGCCACGTCGCCGTGCCTCAGGTGCGGGGGATGTATCGGGGGGATCGGGCGCGCAAAACCACCCTGGTGGAACACGGCTTTCGCCTGCCGTCGGCGCTGGACAACCGCCCCCTGACCTTTGAAGAGTGGGATGAAATTCGCCCCCTTTCGGTCTATGTCTCCGCTACTCCGGGTCCGTTTGAGATGGAGCGGAGCGGGGAGCGGGTGGTGGAACAGATCATCCGACCCACCGGGCTTCTGGACCCCCCCTGCTTCCTGCGGCCCGTGGAGGGGCAGGTGGATGATTTGATCCACGAAATCCGCCACACCCTCAAAGGGGGCCACCGGGTATTGGTCACCACCCTCACCAAGCGCATGGCGGAGGATCTCACCGAATATCTCAATGAGCTACAGATTGCCGTGCGCTATCTCCACTCCGATGTGGATACCCTGGAACGGATGGAAATCATCCGGGATCTGCGTCTGGGAGAATTTGATGTATTGGTGGGAATCAATCTTCTCCGGGAAGGCTTGGACCTGCCGGAGGTGGCGCTGGTGGCGATACTCGATGCCGACAAGGAGGGCTTTTTGCGTTCCGAAACCGCCCTCATCCAGACCATTGGCCGAGCCGCCCGCAATGTCGAGGGACGGGTGATTCTCTATGCCGACCGCATCACCGGTTCCATCGAGCGAGCCCTGGCGGAAACCAACCGGCGGCGGACCATCCAGGAGGCGTATAACAAGGAGCACGGCATCACCCCGATGTCGATCCAAAAAGAGGTCGGGGACTCCATCAAAGGTCTCTACGGTGCTGAAGATCGCTCCCCCAAGATCAACAAGGTGCTGCGGGTGGCTGAAGAAGAGGTGGTCTACAATCGGCGGAAAAAAACCCCAAAAGACCCCAAAAAAGAGATCGCCCGACTCAGAGGAAAAATGGAGTCAGCAGCCAAGTGTATGGAATTTGAAGTGGCTGCGGTCTATCGGGATCGACTGCTGACGCTGGAAAAAGCAGCCCTGATGGAGGGGGTGGATCCATAGGGGGGGATCTTAATGAAAAAATCAAAAGCCAGGGGAAGCTACACCGACCCCCTGCCAGGGATCAATCATGAATGCCAGCCCCCCGCCATTTTTATTGGGATCAGGTCACGATGACAATCAAATGGGCCGACAAACTCTCTGCCATTGAACCCTTCCATGTGATGGAAGTGTTGCAACGGGCCAACGCCCTGGAAGCTGCCGGGCGGGATATCGTCCGCCTGGAAGTGGGAGAGCCCCGCTTTCCCACCCCCCAACCGGTCATGAGAGCCGCCCAAAAAGCCCTGGCTCAGGATCTCACCCACTACACCCCGGCCCTGGGCATCCCCTCCCTGCGCCAGAAAATCGCCGAATGGTATCAACACCAATATGGGGTCGACCTTTCTCCCAACCGGGTAATCATCACCCCGGGCACCTCCGGGGCATTCATCATCGCTTTTGGCCTGCTTCTGAATCCCCAGGATCGCTTTGCCTTTGCCGATCCCGGCTATCCCTGCTACCCCAACATGATTCGCTTTTTGGGGGGAGAACCGGTGGCGGTGGCGGTAGGGCCTGAAAACCATTACCAACTGGATGTGGGGCAGTTGCAGTCGGAACTACAAAAAGGCTTGCGGGGGGTATTGATCACCAGCCCCTCCAACCCTACCGGAACCCTCATTCCCGATGAGGCTTTCTCCGGGGTGATTGAGGCTGTGGAGGCTGGCGGGGGAAGGGTGATTTCCGATGAGATCTATCACGGCATCACCTATGGGAAGCGGGCAAAAAGCGCCTTGGAATTTTCCCAAAACACCATCGTCATCAACGGCTTTTCCAAATATTTTGCCATGACCGGTTGGCGGTTGGGGTGGCTCATCGTCCCGGAAGAGGCGGTGCGTCAGGTGGAGAGCCTGGCCCAAAACCTTTTCATCTCCGCTCCGACCCTCTCTCAACATGCCGCCCTTGGAGCCTTCGAATGCCTGCCGATGTTGCAGGAGCGGGTGGCGCAATATGACACCAAACGGCGCTATCTGTTGAAAGCTCTGGAGAGGATGGGCTTCCAGGTGGCGGTGGAGCCCACGGGGGCTTTTTATATCTATGCCGATGTCACCCCGGTGCTGGCAGCTTGCGGCATTCCTGACAGCCAAGCCCTGGCCAGAGGATTGCTGGAGGAGGGGGGAGTCGCAGTGACACCAGGACTTGATTTTGGTCGGCACCGTTCGGAAAACCATCTGCGTTTTTCCTATGCCGGGGAATTGGAGCGTATTCGGGAAGGAATGGAGAGAATTGGGGGATATCTGGAAAAAATGAAAAAACAGGGTGGGGAAATTTAGGAGGTAGTCCTTTGGGGGCGGATCACCGACTCCTTATGGAACCCATCACTTGCCCTTCTTTTTTTTCTTTTTGGCCCCTTTGCCCATTTTGGCGTCAGAGGGATCGGTCTTGGTCTTGGATTTGCCGGATTTGGCAGATAAACCCTTGGCCCCTTTTGAGGCGGCTTTTTTGGATTTTTTATCTCTCCCTGAAACCCTGGAGGTCCCACCACCGCCAGCATTACCGCCAGCTGGGGTGTTCAGGCTGTTTTCCTCTGCTTCCGATTCGGCTTTCTGCTCCCCCAGCAACCGCAGCATGGTCAGCTGTGCCTCTTTGCGTCCCAGCAGGGAGAAACCCAAGCGCACCAAATCTTCCAGGGGGATGTCCCCTTCCTTATCCTTGCTGACCTTGAGGATGCCTGCTTGATCCCCTTCCCGCAAAAATTCCCCCAAGGCTTCCGGGGAGATGCCAGCCAGCCACGCCCCGTCCGCCAGGGTCAGCCCAGGCAGGGTATCGAGATGGCTCAGATCAAAATGCGCTTTGTTCTTGCGTCCCATGTCCTAATCATGCCAGAAACAAATCAGGTTGCACAGGGGATCTGTCACCTTGAAGGATAGACTCTGTTTGGCTTGGCCGGGAGTCTCTTGCTGAGAAAATCCCGAAATGCCGATGAACCAAAGGCCCACCCCGCTTGATGAACCCTCATGGGAATACCAAAGGCCCATCCGAACCATGACAGGCCAAGCTTTCAAACAAGGAATAAAGAGATGAATAACCTGTTTCGAGACGCAGAGAAACGATTTCAGAAGGCGCTGGATCATGTCACCCTTTCGGACGACACCATCGAGCGGCTGCGGATTCCCAAATCCTCTCTCCTGGTGCGTATTCCAGTGCGTATGGATAGTGGGGAGCTGAAAACCTTTCAGGGCTACCGGGTACGATTTGACGATACCCGGGGGCCCACCAAGGGGGGCATCCGTTTTCATCCCCAGGTCTCCCTGGATGAGGTGCAATCCCTGGCTTTCTGGATGACCTTTAAATGCGCTGTGCTGAACCTGCCATTTGGTGGTGCCAAAGGGGGGGTGGCTGTGGACCCCAAGCAGCTGTCCAAATTTGAGCTGGAGCGCCTGGCCCGGGGCTATATCAACGCCATTGCCGACTTTATCGGCCCGGATATCGACATACCCGCCCCGGATGTCTATACCAACGCCATGATCATGGGCTGGATGATGGATCAATATAACATCATCAACCGGCGCATCTCCCCTGCGGTAATCACCGGCAAACCTCTGGCCATGGGCGGCAGCCTCGGACGGGATGCAGCCACCGCCATGGGGGCCTTTTTCGTCATGGAGACCCTGCTGCCCAAACTGGATTATGAACCCGGCAAAACCACGGTAGCGGTGCAGGGATTCGGTAATGCCGGGGCCACTCTGGCGGAACTACTCTTCCAGGCGGAGTTCAAGGTGGTCGCAGTGAGTGATTCCCGAGGCGGCATCATAGCCCCCGAAGGTCTCGACATCCCCAGCGTTCGCCAACACAAGGAAAATTCCCGAGACCTGAAGGCGGTCTATTGTGATGGCTCGGTCTGTTCGGTGATAGAGCATAAAACCATCACCAATGCCGAGCTGTTGACCCTGGATGTGGATATTTTGGTGCCAGCTGCCCTGGAAAATCAGATCACAGTGGAAAACGCACCCGATATCAAAGCGCGATTGATTGTCGAAGTGGCCAACGGCCCCGTCACCTATGACGCCTGCAAGGTTTTGGAACACAAAGGGGCCGTGGTCATCCCGGACATTCTGGCCAATGCCGGAGGGGTTACCGTGAGCTATTTTGAATGGGTGCAAAACCGCATGGGCAACTATTGGACCCTGGAGGAGGTCAACCGACGGCTACGGAAAAAGATGGTGGCGGAGAGTGAAGCGGTCTGGGAAATCGCCAAATCCCGCGCCATCACCCTGCGAACGGCGGCCTATGTCCACGCCTTGGAGCGGATTGGGGAAGCGATGGATGCCCGGGGCAACAAGGATTTTTATTTGCGTAAGCGCTAGCCAGAGAGGGCCTGCCCTTCGCGTCGGCTGCTTTTGAGCCCGGAGTCGGTCGGGAACCGGGATATTCTTTATCCAGCAAGAGGCCACGGGGTTCAGCTAAACTATAGCGACCTATCCATCATCAGATGAAACGAACAGGGAATCCCCATGAAGACAATTCAAAAGTGGCTGGCGTTGTTGGTTTGCATGGCGGTAGCCATGCCCTTGTGGCTGGGAAGGGCGGAGGCTGCGGGGGAAGGTGGGTTGGATTTATCGGCCATGGAAGGCGGCCTGGCGGCCACCACGACGGCGATGATGAACGACCCTCAAATGCTGCAACAGATCCTGAGCCTCACTGAAGATCCCCAATTCAAAAAAGTGCTTGAAGATCCCGAGCTGATGCAGGCGATCTCCTCTGGAAATCTCAATGCCCTACTGACAAGCCCGGCGTTCATGAAGCTGTTGGAGCACCCCATCGTCGATCAAGTTCTTCAGAAGGGAGGGCAGTAGCCTTCTGAAGGAACAGGGAGTAGGAAGCAACCTGACAAAAGGTCAAACGCTTCGATTGAATAGCACGGAATGGCTTGGCTCTCGATACGGCGAGAGCGCCATAGGCCATTCGAGTCGATATGATCAGGTGATCAAGCCGCCAGGGACATCCACATGGGCCTGGGATGATCTCCGTCGCCATTCCTGGGCTGCCGCCCTTGGAGGATATCCAGGATCTGTTTGGCCTCCTCCAACTCCTTGATGCCCGTCACCGCGTTATGGCCATTGATATAGATGGCGTAGCCTTCCTCATCGATACCGATATCACACCGAATCATTTGAATATTCCTTACGCTGGGTCCGTTGAGCCTGCCCTGAACAGTGGTGATTGTGCAGGGCGTTTTCTGAGTCATTACAGGGGTAGATAGCAAAAATCAGACCACAAAAAAAATCATTCACCAAAACGATCTTTCCCAAAACCTCCTTGACATCGTGTAACCGCCCCCCATGAAAGCGTTTTTCCAGCTATCCACAATACCTGTGGATAAACCTGTGGATAAATTGTCATCGATGGCAAAAAATCCTTGTCCCGACAACTTTTAATGCCTTTTGCATCAAAAATGAGCGGATATATTTTTTCTTTATAAAACAGATATATACATGTACAAGAAAAAAATTTCACCGCCTCTTTAAGCCCCATTTCAGCCAAGAGGGTTTTCCATAAAATGGGCTGTGTATTGTTTTCTGAATCCATCTCTGCCAGAGGGGCAAAACAGGCAGGAAAAACAAGCTTCCACACTACCCGAAAAAAATATGATCCAGGCCAAAAAAAATATCCCCAACCCTCTCAAAACCCCCCTTTATAAGACCAAAAAGTGAGATTTTGTTGGCGGTTGCCTACGTCAAGGAGGTGTCAGAAAAAACCTGAACCGACGGATACTCATGACCCAGTACGGATCACAAAGCTGGCCTGGGTTATTTGGGGTGGTGATGTCGGGTGATGGATATTGAAGCGACGCAGCAACAGTGAGGAAGATTGAGGGGGAGGGTAGGGCGGTTGGAAAAATTGAATAGGGAGAAGGGGAGAGAAGCCACGATGGGGAAGGGAAGGGCTGTGCGTAATGACGACGGATTTTATGCCAGATTGGGTGGGGCGGGAGTGGGACTCCTGCCACACCCAATGGGTATCGTTTGAACGATTGATTCAATCGATGTCAAAAAACCGGTTGAGGTTGGCGGTGTAAAGAATTTTGCGCACCACCGAATTGGAGTTGATGATGGAAATCCGGGCGTTGTTTTCCTGGGCCTGCTTGCGCAGCAGCAGAAGCATGCCCAGAGCCGAGCTATCCATAAAACTGGTTTGGGAAAGATCAACGACATAATCCCTGCCAGGAAAGGGATCTTGGATAGAGCCCAAAAACTCCTGATAAAGCAAAAAATTGAAGGTGCCAATGATATTCAGTCTTGTGGCTTCTAATGTGATCTCTTTTTGGATTGGCATACGCACTCTCCTGACCGTTGAGTGGTGGCGATCCCTGTCACCTTGCTCTCTTCCCCCTGGATGCGGGGAAGGTATATGACCGAAAATGGCGGTTTGTCTGTGACACCGCTTCCGACTGAAAGAATGCTGGAATGAAATAACAATTTGGAGTCTGTGTAAAGGATTTGTGAATTTCTCGTTAAAAGTGTGAAAATGTTCGCAGCCCCATACCACCCTTTGAAATGGACCTGAAAAGGTACGAAACAAAGACCTGACAAGCCAGATTCTGCAACACCATTATCACATCAAGATGATGTAATTTTTGCATTTTTGCAATAAATCGGGGGCTGGATATCCCCAAAAATGTTATCCTGAATTTTGGATTGGATACCGGACAACAACGCCCTGGCTGATGGCTTGACAGGATTGGAGCCAGGACCATCTCACCTGTCAACCCAGCTGAACCGGCATTGGGCCTGGATGGGGGAGTGGACGCAAAAGGTTGGAGATTACGATGGCTGTCATCTGTTCAGAATGTGATTTTGAAAGAAATATTTGACTTTTTTATTATGTAAAATTATGCGTCAATTGTTCCAACAATGAACTCATCAAAAAAAACATTCCCCTGAAAGATTGTCTCCTCTAGACCTCCCTGCTGCTGAATCTGGTTTTGATTGCCTCCCACTCGGTTTGACTCTTTTTCACCCCCCGCCATCCTACAGCTTTGTCAGACAGCGGGCTTAATCACCCCCCTTTGAAACAACCATCCCTGCGGATGATTTTCATCCCTTTGACAGGCGCTTATGCCTGGGACTAACCACTGGAGCCCAAAACAGCTAAAACAGACGGCTCTTGGCTGGGAACTCCTTTTACCCGTTGATATTTTTTCTCAAGCATACCAATCTGTCACCGATAAAGCCTGATCGAACAGTCGAATGGCAGATGAGTGGATTGAAAGCAGGTTCATCCCGGGGATGACCAAACCAGGGTAGGGGAGTGAAATCGGCAAATGGAAAAAACGGAACCTTCTTTCAAAGGGCCCGAAGGTGGTGCCAAACAGGAGTCACCCATTGGAGGTGTCGGCGGGGGCTCGGCCAGCCAATTTTTGGAACGGCTGATTGCAGCCCTTGAAGAGGGCCGGGCAGCGGAACGGGAAGCGATGTCCCAGCTTTTTCAGGAGACCCTTCGGGAACAGAAAAAAAACCGCCGGTCGAAAAACTGGTTCCGTTTTTTTATCGCCGCCTATCTGGCGGCTCTGTTGTGGCTCGCTTATTCGGACACGCTTCCCGGGGTGGAGATGGACGCCCTCTCCTCTGGGAAAAGCCACACGGCTGTCGTGGATATTCGAGGCTCCATCATGGCCAATGGTGAATACAGCGCCGAAAAGGTGATCGATGGCTTGCAGGAGGCTTTCAAGGATCCGGATACCGCCGGAGTGGTATTGCGCATCAACAGCCCGGGGGGAAGCCCGGTTCAGTCGGGCATGATCTACGATGAGATACAGCGCCTGACCAAAAAATATCCCAGCAAGCCTCTTTATGCCGCCCTGGAAGATATCTGCGCTTCTGGCGGCTACTATATCGCTTCGGCTGCCAAGGAAATTTTTGCAGACAAGGCGAGCCTGGTGGGCTCCATCGGCGTGGTGCTGCGCTCCTTTGGCTTTGAGGAAACCTTAAACAAGGTAGGCGCTGAAAACCGCACCCTGACGGCTGGCAAGAGTAAGGCCTTTCTGGATCCTTTTGGTCCGGTGAAAGAGGAAGATCGGCTCCATGCCCAAGGACTTCTGGATAAAATCCACCGGCAGTTTATCAATGCCGTCCGCAAAGGGCGCGGTAAACGGCTTAAAAGCTGGGAAAAAGGTCTTTTTGAAGGGCTTGTCTGGACGGGCGAGGAGGCGGTAGCCAAAGGCTTGGTGGATGGTTTGGGCTCCACTGCCTGGATCGCCAGAGAGCGCATCAAAGCTGAAAAAGTCGTTGATTTTACCAAGAAAAAAGATTGGGTGAGTCGTGTCTCAGAAAACCTCGCAGGCACTTTTTTTGATGCCCTGGCGTTGCGGACAATAGCCAATCTGGAGTAGCTGAAAATCCTGGGGATGGCGGCACCTCTCGATTCCCGGAGAGGAGGCCATCCCCAAGCTCCCCTATTTGATCTTCATGCCGGGCTTGGCCCCCTCATCCAGAGAGAGGATGAAGAGATCCTGGCCTCCAGGCCCCGCAGCCAGCACCATGCCTTCCGACAAACCAAATTTCATCTTGCGCGGCTTGAGATTGACCACCGCCACCGTCAGGCGACCTACCAATGCCCCGGGATCGGCATAAGCGCCCCGAATGCCCGCAAACACCTGCCGCTCTCCCAACTCTCCCAGATCGAGCTTCAACTGTAAGAGTTTATCGGCCCCCTTCACCTGCTCAGCTGCCGCAATCCGGGCCACCCGGAGATCCACCTTCATAAAATCATCGATACCGATTTCAGGGCTGACAGCGTCCTGACTGGATTTTTTTTCGGGGGCTTTCGTCGGCTGGCCCTCATCCCGGGAAGCATCCACCAGGGACTGAACCTTTTTCGGCTCTACCCGCACCATCAGATGCTTGAATTTTTTGATGGTGTGGCCAACCAGGGGTTCCCGGCGGGACTCCCAGGTAAACGGGGGAAGATTCAGGAAAGCCTCACAACGCTCTGCCGTCACCGGCAGGACCGGTTTAAGGTAAACCATCAGCACCCGAAACAGATTGAGGGCGACAGAGCAGCTGTTTTGCAGCTCTTGGGCTTTTTCCGGATCTTTGGCCAACACCCAGGGGGCATTTTCCTCAACAAAGCGGTTGGCCTCATCCGCCAAAGCCATAATGGCCCGCATTCCCTTGCTAAACTCCCGTTTTTCATAAAGATCTGCGATCTCCTCGCCAGCTGCCACAAAACGCCCATGGAGGCCGTTATCGGCGGGGTAGGGGGCTGACAGCTCGCCATTAAACCGTTTATGGATGAATCCAGCGGTGCGGGAGGCCAGATTGACCACCTTCCCCACCAGGTCGCTGTTGATCCGGAGGGCAAAATCCTCCAGATTGAGATCGATGTCGTCCACCCGGCTGGTGAGCTTGGTGGCATAGTAATACCGCAGATATTCCGGATCCAAAAATTCCAGATATTTCCGGGCGTTGATGAAGGTTCCCCGGGATTTGGACATCTTTTGCCCATCCACGGTCAAAAAGCCGTGGGCATAGACCGCATTGGGGGTGCGAAAGCCCGCTCCCTTGAGCATGGCAGGCCAGAAAAGGGTATGAAAATAAACGATATCCTTGCCGATAAAGTGATACACTTCGGCCAAGTCGTCCCGCCGCCAATAGTCGTCAAAGTTGCGTTCGTGGCGTTTGCAATAGTCCCAGGTAGAGGCCATATAGCCCACAGGGGCATCGAGCCAGACATAAAAAAACTTGCCCGGGGCATCGGGAATTTCAAAGCCGAAGTAGGGACCATCCCGGGAAATATCCCAATTTTTCAAGCCCTCTCCAAACCATTCATCCAGCTTGTTGGCCATCTCCTCCTGAACCGCCCCGGAGCGGGTCCACTCTTTAAGGAAATCTTCAAAGTCCCCCAGCTTGAAAAAATAGTGTTCCGACTCCTTTTCCACCGGATTTGAGCCACACAGAGCACAACCGGCTTCCTTGAGATCGAGAGGGGAGTAGGTGGCACTGCACACCTCACAGGCATCCCCATATTGATCCAAGGCCCCACAGGAAGGGCAGGTGCCCCGGATAAAGCGGTCGGGAAGGAACATTTCATCTTTGGGACAGTAGGCCTGACGCACCGTATCCCGGTGTATATGGCCAGCCTCCCGATTTTTCAGATAAATTTCCTCTGAAAGCTGCCGATTTTCCTCAGAATTGGTACTGTAATAGTTGTCGAAGGCGATGTGAAAGCCATCAAAATCAGCCATGTGCTCCTTCTGCATTCTTTCCACCAACGCCTCGGGCGTGATCCCTTCCTTACGAGCGCGGATCATCACCGGCGTGCCATGGGTATCATCGGCGCAGACATAAAGGCAGTCATGCTCCCGAAGTTTCTGGTAACGGACCCAGATATCGGTCTGGATATATTCCACCAGATGGCCCAGGTGGATGTGGCCGTTGGCGTACGGCAGGGCGCTGGTAACCAAAATGCGACGCATGGCAGGATCTCGATTTTGATGTCAGGAGAAATGGAAAACATGGATCCTGGGATTCTAGGCCCGTGAACACAAAGCGGCAAGAGGTGGGCTGAAAGAGGGGCGTTCACCACAGACAGAGGGGCGTTCACCACAGACAGGTGTGCTGGAATCCCACAAAAAAAGAGCCTGGGATCAAAAACCGGAAATTTCCATCATTCAACCACCAAAATCAGCAAATTTCAGGTGTTCATTGGTAACCAATTGATTGCAAAGAACAATCCGCATGCACACTAAATTTAACATAATATATCTTATGCGACATTTACCTTTAATTGCTCCAAATCGGGATATTTTGGCGATAACCGGGTCTCTTAGGATAAACAGAGAATTGAGCCTGCCGTCAGTTCGGTGTAACATAGCGCTTTGAGGTGTAACCGAGCGCTATGATGATTGCTTGATGAGATTGTTTGGCAACGGAATACGGACAAAGAAGGAAACGGCGTCATGAAGGAAATCAGGCCATGATGGCTACCAGTCAGCCGGATCCCGCCAATGGCGATTTTCTTTCACGCCTGGAAAGCCTGACACGGATCACTCGAAATCTCTCATCCGAGCATCAGCTGGAAAGCTTGGTCAAAACGATTCTCCACGGTGTCCAATCCCTGGTCAATGCCGACGCCGGGGCTGTTTTTATCCTCGCCGAGGGCCAAAAACTCCAATTCAAATATCAGCGGATCACTTCTCTGGGCATTGAGATCGATGATCAATCCCAGGAAGCCGTCAACTTTCCAGATCGCTCCCTGGCTGAAAAAGACGGCGGACCCAACCTGGCGGATGTACCCACCGCCGTGGTGGTGGAAAACCGCACGGTCAACCTGGCGGATATCCACGAGAAGAGCGCATTCGACTTTTCCCAACTACTCCAATTTGAACAAAAACGGGGCTACCGCTCCAAATCCCTGCTGGCCGTGCCCCTGCGCAACCAACAGGACGACATTCTCGGGGTGCTGCAACTGACCAATGCCCTGGATCCTGTGAGTGGGGAAATAAGAGAATTTTCTGCGATTGATCAAGCGTTTGTCGAGTCCATGGCCTCCCAGGCGGCCATCATGCAGACCAACAACAAGCTCATTGAACAGCTGACAGCCATCGGCATTGCCCTCTCCTCGGAGAAAAATACCAACCGCCTGCTTGAGACCATTCTTTTGGCCCTCAAGGAGCTGACCAACGCCGATGCCGGCACCCTCTACAGCGCGACAAAAAATCAAACCCTCAAGTTTGAAATCATCCGTACCGACTCCCTCAACATCGCCATGGGAGGAACCACCGGCGTTCCGATCCATTTTCCAGAGCTGCCCCTCTATCGCAACGGAGAACCCAACCTCCAGATGGTAGCGGCCTTTGCCGCCCTTAAAGAAAAAACAGTTAATATACCGGATGCTTACGAGGCCCAAGGATTTGATTTTACCGGTACCCGCGCCTTTGACCGAAAGACGGGCTACCGCTCCACCTCGTTTTTGACTGTCCCCCTGAAAAATCATGAAAATGAAATTATCGGGGTGCTACAGCTGATCAACTCCAAGGATCGCGTGACCAACGCCATCCGCCCATTTTCCCTGGAAGATCAAAGACTGGCAGAGTCCCTGGCCTCCCAGGCAGCCATTGCGTTTACCAACCAACGGCTCATCGAAAACCTCAAACAGCTCTTCGAAGCCTTCATCCAATCCATCGCCTCGGCCATCGACGATAAATCCGCCTACACCGGTGGCCATTGTCATCGGGTGCCGGTGCTCTCGGAAATGCTCATCGAAGCCGCCATCAATACCGATCACGGCCCATTGGAAAAATTTGAACTCAGCGAAGACGAAATGTACGAGCTGAAAATCGCCTCCTGGTTGCACGACTGCGGCAAGGTGGTCACCCCAACGGAAGTGGTGGATAAGGGCACCAAGCTCGAAACCATCTTCGACCGGGTCAACATGGTGGATACCCGCTTCGAAGTGTTGATTCGTGACGCTGAAATCGCCTTCATGAAGGATAAACTGGCGGCGGTGGAAGAAGGCCGTACCGGGGATATTCCAGCCCTGGAGGAACAATTCAAGGCGGCGGTCGCCCAACTGCGAGAAGAGCGGGAGTTCATTCGGGAGAGCAATATTGGCGGGGAGTTCATGTCCCAGGATCGCCAGGAACGGGTTAAAACCATTGCCCAACGCCGGTGGATCAATCCCGAAGGCGAGGACGTTGCGTTTCTTTCCGAAAATGAGGTCTACAACCTCAATATCGCCAAAGGAACCATCACCAAGGAAGAGCGGGATATCATCAACCATCACGTCACCGCCTCCATCAAAATGCTCCAGGCCCTGCCCTTCCCGAGAAACCTGAGAAACGTCACTGAAATAGCCGGCGCTCACCACGAAACCATGATCGGCAGCGGCTATCCCAAGGGACTCAAAAGAGAGGATATGTCCGTTCAGGCCCGGGCGCTGGCCATCGCCGACGTCTTCGAAGCCCTCACCGCCCGGGATCGTCCCTATAAAAAAGGCAAAACCCTCTCCCAATCCCTGCGAATTCTCGGCTTCATGAAAAAAGACCAACACATCGATCCCGACCTCTTCCAGGTCTTTATCGACGAAAAGGTCTATCTCCGCTATGCCGAGGAATATCTCTCTCCGGAGCAGATCGACGAGGTCATTCCCGAAAAAATTCCGGGCTACACGCCATAGAAAACAGCCTGCTTATTTTTAAAAAAGCATCATAAAACAGCAAGTTAAGAAACAATATCGCAAACACTCCTTCAACAGAGAGTGTCTAAGCGGCTTGGTCATCCAAAAAATGTCCGATGACCTGGGCTGGGAATTTTCACTTTCACCCACCCCTCTCCCATCAAATAGTCATACACTCCCCACCTCCCCCACCAGAATACAAAAACCGGAGCCCCCTCCCCTTCCCCACTATTGGAAACACAAACGGTCGACATCACCAGCTCAAAAAAAGACCCCATGGCAAATTTTTTGGGCCATGGGGTCTTTGATCGAGATAACAAAGGGGGACTCCAAACTAATCGGTCGCCACCCGGAAAAGCTGCTCCAAATCGAGCTGCCCTTTAAGCACTTTGGCCACACCATCCTGGATCAGGGTACGCATTCCCCCCTTGATCCCCTCTTCCCTGAGTTCCGCAGCCTTGGCTGAAGAGGCAATCATCCGTTTCAGTTCGTCTGTCACCACCAGCAGTTCGTGGATGCCGGTCCGCCCCTTATAGCCCGTCTTGTTGCATTTACCA is a window of Magnetococcales bacterium DNA encoding:
- the uvrB gene encoding excinuclease ABC subunit UvrB yields the protein MDAKFDLVADFKPQGDQPQAIDFLIEGLGKGLPDQVLLGVTGSGKTFTMAHIIQKLKRPALILAHNKTLAGQLYNEMKAFFPHNAVGYFVSYYDYYQPEAYIPRTDTFIEKDSSVNDQIDRMRHAATQSLLSRRDVIIVASVSCIYGIGSPEEYGQMSLSLQVGQEIDQRVLLRKLVEIQYRRNDVDFHRGTFRVRGDTIEIFPAHEEDRAVRIEFFGDEIDRMTRVDSLTGEYHETLADLTLFPASHFVTTRDTLKRAIKEIKSDLKERLAWFQAENKLLEEQRLESRTQYDLEMMQELGYCTGIENYSRYFTGRAPGEPPPTLLEYLPDDALLFVDESHVAVPQVRGMYRGDRARKTTLVEHGFRLPSALDNRPLTFEEWDEIRPLSVYVSATPGPFEMERSGERVVEQIIRPTGLLDPPCFLRPVEGQVDDLIHEIRHTLKGGHRVLVTTLTKRMAEDLTEYLNELQIAVRYLHSDVDTLERMEIIRDLRLGEFDVLVGINLLREGLDLPEVALVAILDADKEGFLRSETALIQTIGRAARNVEGRVILYADRITGSIERALAETNRRRTIQEAYNKEHGITPMSIQKEVGDSIKGLYGAEDRSPKINKVLRVAEEEVVYNRRKKTPKDPKKEIARLRGKMESAAKCMEFEVAAVYRDRLLTLEKAALMEGVDP
- a CDS encoding aminotransferase class I/II-fold pyridoxal phosphate-dependent enzyme, which produces MEVLQRANALEAAGRDIVRLEVGEPRFPTPQPVMRAAQKALAQDLTHYTPALGIPSLRQKIAEWYQHQYGVDLSPNRVIITPGTSGAFIIAFGLLLNPQDRFAFADPGYPCYPNMIRFLGGEPVAVAVGPENHYQLDVGQLQSELQKGLRGVLITSPSNPTGTLIPDEAFSGVIEAVEAGGGRVISDEIYHGITYGKRAKSALEFSQNTIVINGFSKYFAMTGWRLGWLIVPEEAVRQVESLAQNLFISAPTLSQHAALGAFECLPMLQERVAQYDTKRRYLLKALERMGFQVAVEPTGAFYIYADVTPVLAACGIPDSQALARGLLEEGGVAVTPGLDFGRHRSENHLRFSYAGELERIREGMERIGGYLEKMKKQGGEI
- a CDS encoding Glu/Leu/Phe/Val dehydrogenase, with the translated sequence MNNLFRDAEKRFQKALDHVTLSDDTIERLRIPKSSLLVRIPVRMDSGELKTFQGYRVRFDDTRGPTKGGIRFHPQVSLDEVQSLAFWMTFKCAVLNLPFGGAKGGVAVDPKQLSKFELERLARGYINAIADFIGPDIDIPAPDVYTNAMIMGWMMDQYNIINRRISPAVITGKPLAMGGSLGRDAATAMGAFFVMETLLPKLDYEPGKTTVAVQGFGNAGATLAELLFQAEFKVVAVSDSRGGIIAPEGLDIPSVRQHKENSRDLKAVYCDGSVCSVIEHKTITNAELLTLDVDILVPAALENQITVENAPDIKARLIVEVANGPVTYDACKVLEHKGAVVIPDILANAGGVTVSYFEWVQNRMGNYWTLEEVNRRLRKKMVAESEAVWEIAKSRAITLRTAAYVHALERIGEAMDARGNKDFYLRKR
- a CDS encoding STAS domain-containing protein, translating into MPIQKEITLEATRLNIIGTFNFLLYQEFLGSIQDPFPGRDYVVDLSQTSFMDSSALGMLLLLRKQAQENNARISIINSNSVVRKILYTANLNRFFDID
- a CDS encoding S49 family peptidase; the encoded protein is MEKTEPSFKGPEGGAKQESPIGGVGGGSASQFLERLIAALEEGRAAEREAMSQLFQETLREQKKNRRSKNWFRFFIAAYLAALLWLAYSDTLPGVEMDALSSGKSHTAVVDIRGSIMANGEYSAEKVIDGLQEAFKDPDTAGVVLRINSPGGSPVQSGMIYDEIQRLTKKYPSKPLYAALEDICASGGYYIASAAKEIFADKASLVGSIGVVLRSFGFEETLNKVGAENRTLTAGKSKAFLDPFGPVKEEDRLHAQGLLDKIHRQFINAVRKGRGKRLKSWEKGLFEGLVWTGEEAVAKGLVDGLGSTAWIARERIKAEKVVDFTKKKDWVSRVSENLAGTFFDALALRTIANLE